In Brevinematales bacterium, the following proteins share a genomic window:
- a CDS encoding sugar transferase, whose amino-acid sequence MFQIKSILRFVILLLTDLLAIYLANYIGLWIRLLLLAYTPYTVPDNLPPILGPFYPSWIWIVFLSVSVVQRLYTLSVSFWEETKRITSVAIISLVMVMSISYISKWYDLDARFLVLITSIFYIPIVITLRGILKYIIYKTSYLTFRTSLITDSVKYKTTLYDVARKNKSLLMNIRQIIIIKDYSLDTLNRIKQKISKSNIDLALIYLENAPEDFFSKLISHIHSSVRRTMVVPNISSMPLLNSEMLFVIDQNVPFISLRNNLLTPANRFLKRTFDIVFSILALVASLPIIAIFSVLIVLESPGAPIYKSRRVKMGGKEFYCYKLRSMYKDADLRLKEILQNDLLKREEWEKYRKLKDDPRITRIGKIIRKLSIDEIPQFINVLLGDMSVVGPRAITKEEIEKYYKDEAKFYYYAVRPGITGLWQVSGRNETDYNFRVRTDIWYIENWSFWLDIVIILKTIPAVFKTRGAY is encoded by the coding sequence ATGTTTCAAATAAAGAGCATTCTAAGATTTGTTATTCTACTTCTAACTGATTTGCTAGCGATATATTTGGCTAATTATATAGGTTTGTGGATTAGGTTATTACTTCTAGCATATACTCCGTATACTGTTCCTGATAACTTGCCACCTATTCTAGGGCCATTCTATCCTTCTTGGATATGGATAGTATTTTTATCAGTTTCTGTAGTTCAAAGGTTATACACTTTATCTGTATCCTTTTGGGAGGAAACAAAAAGGATAACTAGTGTTGCGATAATAAGTTTGGTAATGGTAATGTCTATTTCTTATATCTCAAAGTGGTATGATCTTGATGCTAGATTTTTGGTTCTGATAACATCAATTTTTTACATACCTATTGTGATTACTTTGAGGGGTATATTGAAGTACATAATCTACAAAACGTCTTATTTAACTTTTAGGACATCACTTATAACGGATTCAGTAAAATACAAAACGACTTTATATGATGTTGCTAGAAAAAATAAGTCATTGCTTATGAATATAAGACAGATAATAATCATAAAAGATTATTCGTTAGATACACTTAATAGGATAAAACAGAAAATATCTAAATCCAATATAGACTTAGCACTAATATACTTGGAGAATGCTCCTGAAGACTTCTTTTCAAAACTTATATCTCATATACATTCATCAGTTAGAAGGACTATGGTTGTTCCAAATATTTCGAGTATGCCATTGCTTAATAGTGAGATGTTGTTTGTTATAGATCAAAACGTACCCTTCATATCTCTTAGAAATAATCTTCTAACACCTGCTAATAGATTTTTGAAGAGGACTTTTGATATTGTTTTCAGTATTCTTGCTTTAGTTGCTTCTTTACCTATTATTGCTATATTTTCTGTTTTAATAGTACTTGAATCGCCTGGTGCTCCTATATACAAGTCAAGAAGAGTTAAAATGGGGGGTAAGGAGTTTTATTGTTACAAACTTAGAAGTATGTACAAGGATGCAGATCTTAGGCTAAAAGAAATACTTCAAAATGACCTACTAAAGAGAGAAGAATGGGAAAAATACCGCAAACTGAAAGATGATCCTAGAATTACAAGAATAGGTAAGATAATAAGAAAACTAAGCATTGATGAGATACCGCAATTTATAAATGTTCTCTTAGGTGATATGAGTGTAGTAGGTCCTAGAGCTATAACAAAAGAAGAGATTGAAAAGTACTACAAGGATGAAGCTAAGTTTTATTACTATGCGGTTAGGCCAGGAATAACAGGTTTGTGGCAAGTTTCTGGTAGAAACGAAACGGATTATAACTTTAGAGTTAGAACTGATATTTGGTACATTGAGAATTGGTCTTTTTGGCTTGATATAGTGATAATCCTAAAAACTATTCCTGCAGTATTCAAAACTAGAGGAGCATACTAA